A DNA window from Helianthus annuus cultivar XRQ/B chromosome 15, HanXRQr2.0-SUNRISE, whole genome shotgun sequence contains the following coding sequences:
- the LOC110898240 gene encoding uncharacterized protein LOC110898240, translated as MALAFKGVMVGDTRCQRCGLDNETAKHILTSCLMTKTIWRQVLIWIKLPMSPANLSIGSLAISIQNLHGSTKWKKTIGVIFLATCWEIWCTRNKNIFNNVYDSTTVVVERIKEEDINWGGVMGHRTLRGWGCDAGEDDWKLLPEMRAGME; from the exons ATGGCGCTGGCATTCAAAGGCGTGATGGTTGGTGACACCCGCTGCCAAAGGTGTGGACTTGATAACGAGACGGCCAAACACATACTTACTTCCTGCCTGATGACCAAAACCATCTGGCGACAAGTTCTTATTTGGATTAAGTTGCCAATGTCTCCAGCTAATCTTTCCATTGGATCATTGGCGATATCGATCCAGAATCTCCATGGATCTACTAAGTGGAAAAAGACTATTGGTGTGATCTTTCTTGCTACCTGCTGGGAGATATGGTGCACTAGAAACAAAAATATTTTCAACAATGTCTATGACTCGACTACGGTTGTGGTGGAGAGGATAAAGGAG GAAGATATTAATTGGGGTGGGGTAATGGGTCACCGGACGTTAAGAGGGTGGGGTTGTGATGCTGGAGAAGATGACTGGAAACTTTTGCCGGAAATGAGAGCAGGGATGGAGTGA